A genome region from Salvelinus alpinus chromosome 26, SLU_Salpinus.1, whole genome shotgun sequence includes the following:
- the LOC139555384 gene encoding uncharacterized protein, with translation MTICSILYLQIITAAKVAVQREEILRESGLIPSQREGILQTASVPAQREGILSAASITAQREEILRTSGLIPAQRGGILRASGLIPSPKEGFLSAASITAQKKKILRASGLIVAQKELILLMASVTAQRKGIVPKASVPAEREEILRASSLIPSQREGILQTASVPAQREGIPPAASITAQREEILRASGLIPEEREGILSAASITAQREEILRASGLIPSQRERILRASGLIPSQREGIRPASSIVAQKKKILRASGLIPAQKELILLMASVTAQRKGIVPMASVPANREGIVPKASVPAEREEILRASGLTSTQREGILQTASVPAQREGILPAASITAQREEILRASGLIPEEREDILLTASVPAQREGILQTASVFAQREEILRASGLIPEEREDILLTASVPAQRKGILPAATVTVQKEKILRASGLIPTQRELILLMDSVTAQREGIFPTASVTAHREWIVPKASVPAEREEILLTASVPVKNGNNHPQPPPIIPMVAPLWKWDGGACTPPVDFYSKRRDVRLRYVEHPAMMSITKPEHSEANPQCQTGSRPVAEPETPAVHNNSGGWLSWVFGSGRVNKKEVHLPEDKDRSIVWDPTLHRWVNKTEPKAENKCVPPPPPMGTYGYQGNTGSVPKGVNPYSMKAAGLWGSRYPTIHYNDGTNSKPPSHGPGLLPRQLSGLLPPSHFDLMAPMVVPPDTLPY, from the exons ATGACTATATGCTCTATATTATACCTGCAGATCATCACAGCAGCCAAAGTTGCTgtgcagagggaggagatcctccgagaatcaggcctcatcccgtcacagagagaggggatcctccaaacagccagtgtccctgcacagagggaggggattctctcagcagctagcatcactgcacagagggaggagatcctccgaacatcaggcctcatccctgcacagaggggggggatcctccgagcatcaggcctcatcccgtcACCGAAGGAGGGATTTCTCTCTGCAGCTTCTATCACTGCGCAGAAGAAGAAGATCCtcagagcatcaggcctcatcgtTGCACAAAAGGAGTTGATCCTCCTGATGGCCAGTGTCACTGCGCAGAGGAAGGGAATCGTCCCAAAGGCTAGTGTCCCTGctgagagggaggagatcctcaGAGCATCAAGCCTCATCCcgtcacagagggaggggatcctccaaacagccagtgtccctgcacagagggaggggattcccccagcagctagcatcactgcgcagagggaggagatcctcagagcatcaggcctcatccctgaagagagggaggggattctctcagcagctagcatcactgcacagagggaagagatcctccgagcatcaggcctcatcccgtcacagagggagaggatcctccgagcatcaggcctcatcccgtcacagagggaggggattcgTCCAGCATCTTCTATCGTTGCGCAGAAGAAGAAGATCCtcagagcatcaggcctcatccctgcaCAAAAGGAGTTGATCCTCCTGATGGCCAGTGTCACTGCGCAGAGGAAGGGAATTGTCCCAATGGCCAGCGTCCCTGCTAACAGGGAGGGGATTGTCCCAAAGGCTAGTGTCCCTGctgagagggaggagatcctccgagcatcaggcctcacctctacacagagggaggggatcctccaaacagccagtgtccctgcacagagggaggggattctcccagcagctagcatcactgcgcagagggaggagatcctccgagcatcaggcctcatccctgaagagagggaggacatcctcctcacagccagtgtccctgcacaaagggaggggatcctccaaacagccagtgtctttgcacagagggaggagatcctccgagcatcaggcctcatccctgaagagagggaggacatcctcctcacagccagtgtccctgcacagaggAAGGGGATTCTTCCAGCAGCTACTGTCACCGTGCAAAAGGAGAagatcctccgagcatcaggcctcatccctacACAGAGGGAGTTGATCCTCCTGATGGACAGTGTCACTGCGCAGAGGGAGGGAATCTTCCCAACGGCCAGCGTCACTGCGCACAGGGAGTGGATCGTCCCAAAGGCTAGTGtccctgcagagagggaggagatcctcctCACAGCCAGTGTCCCTGTGAAGAATGGAAACAATCATCCACAACCACCTCCCATCATCCCCATGGTGGCACCACTGTGGAAATGGGATGGTGGAGCGTGTACTCCACCTGTGGATTTCTATTCCAAGAGAAGAG ATGTCCGACTTAGATATGTTGAGCATCCTGCTATGATGTCCATCACCAAGCCGGAACACTCCGAGGCCAACCCTCAGTGCCAGACTGGCAGCCGGCCGGTGGCTGAGCCCGAGACCCCTGCTGTTCACAATAACAGTGGAGGCTGGCTCAGCTGGGTCTTTGGGAGTGGAAGAGTTAATAAGAAGGAGGTTCATCTACCTGAGGACAAAGACAGATCT ATTGTCTGGGATCCAACTCTGCACAGATGGGTTAACAAAACTGAGCCCAAGGCTGAG AACAAGTgtgtaccaccacctccaccgATGGGGACATATGGATATCAGGGGAACACTGGCAGTGTCCCCAAAGGAGTGAATCCTTACTCTATGAAAGCAG CAGGTCTATGGGGCAGCAGATAccctacaatacattacaatgatGGGACCAACTCAAAGCCTCCAAGCCATGGGCCTGGACTGCTTCCTAGACAGCTCTCTGGCTTGCTCCCTCCTTCACACTTTGACCTCATGGCACCAATGGTTGTGCCACCTGACACTCTACCCTACTGA
- the LOC139554478 gene encoding low-density lipoprotein receptor-related protein 12-like produces MAYYTLSSNGISSSSWISLHMVLFIFTGNAVCSQHNENVYVSGISNACGDVAEQIRASSGVITSPGWPFQYPSRINCSWNIRANPGEIITISFQDFEIQSSHRCGLDWISISSYKNLDGYRACGSSIPAPYISSQDHVWIKFHSDDIMTGKGFRLSYITGKSEMISCDLDQFHCSNGKCIPESWKCNTMDECGDNSDEELCVQPNPSAAFSFQPCAFNQFPCLSRYTRVYTCLHESLKCDGSIDCQDLGDEIDCDVPTCGEWLRNFYGTFSSPNYPDFYPPGSNCTWLIDTGDHRKVILRFMDFKLDGTGYGDYVKVYDGLEENPRRLLRVLTAFDSRAPMAVVSSSGQLRVHFYADKINAARGFNVTYQVDGFCLPWEIPCGGNWGCYTEQQRCDGYWHCPNGRDEVNCSTCQEDEFPCSRNGACYPRSDRCNYQNRCPNGSDEKNCFFCQPGNFHCKNNRCVFESWVCDAQDDCGDGSDEESCPVIVPTRVITAAVIGSLICGLLLVIALGCTCKLYSLRMFERRSFETQLSRVEAELLRREAPPSYGQLIAQGLIPPVEDFPVCSGNQASVLENLRLAVRSQLGFTSIHLPTSGRHSNIWQRLFNFTRSRRSGSLALVSADGEDNSTSSGNGGCSAHEPDRAGPHRGLLPLDSDDTDTESERRDVPGAVGGLVAPLPVKTPPATAVEAIVSVSTNSTTPAPLPSRRDSHRARASPAVVETHTIETPGGEAAEPQCTATGRSQLSSALSRVTRSLRWVRFSLGRSGGSSGGGTQNLSPLRHLEHGAGTREDEDDVELLIPVSDAASDTDSTSETSRLLSLEVGLDQAAPRLSSPASLRSGRVSLGRNGPCEHCSMVHTAQIPDACLEATGKTETNSDDELLLLC; encoded by the exons cctgTGGAGATGTGGCAGAGCAGATCAGGGCGTCCAGTGGAGTGATCACCAGCCCTGGCTGGCCCTTCCAGTACCCCTCCAGGATCAACTGCAGCTGGAACATCAGGGCTAACCCTGGGGAAATCATCACCATCAG TTTCCAGGACTTTGAGATCCAGAGCTCTCACCGTTGCGGCCTGGACTGGATCTCCATTAGCAGCTACAAGAACCTGGATGGATACCGGGCATGTGGCTCATCCATCCCAGCCCCTTACATTTCCTCCCAGGACCACGTGTGGATCAAGTTCCACTCGGACGACATCATGACCGGCAAGGGCTTCAGGCTGTCTTATATAACAG GAAAATCGGAGATGATCAGCTGCGACTTGGACCAGTTCCACTGTTCCAACGGAAAGTGCATCCCGGAGTCGTGGAAGTGCAACACCATGGACGAGTGTGGTGACAACTCTGACGAGGAGCTGTGTGTACAGCCCAACCCCTCGGCAGCATTCTCCTTCCAGCCCTGTGCCTTCAACCAg TTTCCCTGCCTGTCCCGCTACACCCGCGTCTACACCTGCCTGCACGAGTCGCTCAAATGTGACGGCAGCATCGACTGCCAGGACCTTGGTGACGAGATCGACTGTGACGTGCCCACCTGCGGCGAGTGGCTGCGGAACTTCTACGGCACCTTCAGCTCGCCCAACTACCCTGACTTCTACCCACCAGGCAGCAACTGCACCTGGCTTATCGACACGGGCGACCACCGCAAG GTGATCCTGCGTTTCATGGACTTCAAGCTGGACGGGACGGGCTATGGGGACTACGTCAAGGTGTACGACGGCTTGGAAGAGAACCCTCGCCGTCTACTCCGCGTCCTCACAGCCTTCGACTCCCGTGCCCCCATGGCCGTGGTCTCGTCCTCGGGCCAGCTGCGTGTTCACTTCTACGCTGACAAGATCAATGCGGCAAGGGGCTTCAATGTCACCTACCAG GTGGACGGTTTCTGTCTGCCCTGGGAGATCCCGTGTGGGGGCAACTGGGGCTGCTACACGGAGCAGCAGCGCTGCGACGGTTACTGGCACTGCCCCAATGGCCGCGACGAGGTCAACTGCAGCACCTGCCAGGAGGATGAGTTTCCCTGCTCCAGAAACGGCGCCTGCTACCCGCGCTCGGACCGCTGCAACTACCAGAACCGCTGCCCCAACGGCTCGGACGAGAAGAACTGCTTCTTCTGCCAGCCGGGCAACTTCCACTGTAAGAACAACCGCTGTGTGTTCGAGAGCTGGGTGTGTGACGCGCAGGACGACTGCGGCGACGGAAGCGACGAGGAGAGTTGTCCGGTCATCGTGCCCACACGGGTCATCACGGCGGCGGTTATAGGAAGTCTCATCTGTGGCCTGCTGCTGGTCATCGCTCTGGGCTGCACCTGCAAGCTCTACTCCCTCCGGATGTTTGAGCGCAG GTCATTTGAGACCCAGCTGTCCAGGGTTGAGGCTGAGCTCCTGAGGAGGGAGGCTCCTCCGTCGTATGGCCAGCTGATCGCCCAGGGCCTCATACCCCCCGTGGAGGACTTCCCCGTCTGCTCCGGCAACCAG GCGTCTGTGTTGGAGAACCTGAGGTTGGCTGTTCGCTCCCAGCTGGGTTTCACCTCCATCCACCTGCCCACCTCCGGTCGCCACAGCAACATCTGGCAACGCCTCTTCAACTTCACACGCTCACGGCGCTCCGGCTCACTGGCCCTGGTGTCTGCTGACGGCGAGGACAACAGCACCAGCAGCGGTAACGGTGGCTGCTCGGCCCACGAACCCGACAGGGCTGGACCCCACCGGGGGCTGCTGCCCCTCGACTCGGACGACACAGATACAGAGAGCGAGCGTCGGGATGTCCCTGGGGCCGTGGGGGGGCTTGTAGCCCCCCTCCCCGTAAAGACCCCTCCGGCAACTGCAGTGGAGGCCATCGTCTCGGTGTCGACAAACTCCACCACTCCCGCCCCTCTGCCCAGCCGTAGGGACAGCCACCGGGCTAGGGCCAGCCCGGCAGTGGTGGAGACACACACCATAGAGACCCCAGGGGGTGAGGCAGCAGAGCCTCAGTGTACTGCGACCGGGAGGAGCCAGCTGAGCAGTGCCCTGAGCCGCGTCACCCGCAGCCTGCGCTGGGTACGTTTCTCCCTAGGCCGCTCCGGAGGCTCCTCGGGTGGGGGAACCCAGAACCTCAGCCCTCTGAGGCACCTAGAGCATGGAGCAGGGACCAGGGAGGACGAAGACGACGTGGAGCTGCTTATCCCTGTGTCGGATGCTGCCTCGGACACTGACTCCACCAGCGAGACCTCCAGGCTCCTCAGCCTGGAGGTAGGTCTAGATCAGGCTGCCCCCCGCCTATCATCCCCAGCCTCTCTCAGGTCAGGCCGGGTGTCCCTGGGCCGGAACGGGCCCTGTGAACACTGTAGCATGGTTCACACCGCACAGATCCCAGACGCCTGTCTGGAGGCCACAGGCAAGACGGAGACCAACAGCGATGACGAGTTACTTCTGCTCTGCTAA